One window from the genome of Natronomonas pharaonis DSM 2160 encodes:
- a CDS encoding copper resistance CopC/CopD family protein, protein MTHTRTFALVVVLLVALSVVAGPVSAHANLDSSTPANGAQVESVPEAVELSFTGDGIQSAEVAVIGPDDEDISGAVSVDGTDRQQVTVPIDTAGDASGMYVVEWEVLADDGHTTSGSFFFTVGDGPADREVILDTLEDGVEAGTSWAEAVANGLLLGAIVGLFGMAVAFKTAVMPVVAGRSHAGTGTLQRRAFRLCAALVGGLVAAVLAVGLVQLRLFGPLSAETAEGFLASSLGLVWSIQLLSAVGLLAAVLFSVRRAAGTDTRPRPPLKAIAVGTFVVAAGVAATSHSATAVDGLLGGGVGLLHILGAGLWAGGLLAVWVAVSGLDQQSSMASRIRIVGRIVRRYAVLAVAGVALLLSTGLFFASWHVGGAAGLRDTQYGLLLLGKLSGVAVGLAIGGYHHFVVLPRLEGRPSLLSRLRGDPAATDGGSPAGLDRFGRTLRLEIGVLAVVVLLSGIVTATAPAAVALDAGEDTSEQIETTFDDAAGIESHIELQPTAAAADDELRLQDGQPVVVDVRFERDGDPVSATDGLELRATALDGGTNMNFDVEQHDDRYSAVITLPETGAWELRLVGDPDGVFGSVSLDVTVGGDPQSEASNEASDDDGGHDHEHDHGAGDLSEDPLQVGGVLVGIYGLLAVGYQAQALTGRAEEGDGEEG, encoded by the coding sequence ATGACACACACGCGGACGTTCGCACTCGTTGTTGTACTCCTTGTTGCCCTCTCGGTCGTTGCCGGGCCGGTGAGTGCACACGCCAACCTCGATTCGTCGACACCCGCAAACGGAGCGCAGGTGGAGTCAGTTCCAGAGGCTGTCGAACTTTCATTTACCGGCGATGGGATCCAAAGCGCCGAGGTTGCCGTCATCGGCCCCGACGACGAAGACATAAGCGGTGCTGTGTCGGTTGACGGCACGGACAGACAACAGGTCACGGTACCCATCGATACTGCTGGCGACGCGTCGGGAATGTACGTCGTCGAGTGGGAGGTACTGGCCGATGACGGCCACACGACAAGTGGGAGCTTCTTTTTTACAGTCGGTGATGGGCCAGCCGACCGCGAGGTGATTCTCGACACGCTCGAAGACGGTGTCGAGGCCGGGACGTCTTGGGCCGAAGCCGTGGCGAACGGGCTGTTGCTCGGTGCGATTGTCGGACTGTTCGGCATGGCCGTCGCGTTCAAAACCGCTGTCATGCCGGTGGTTGCAGGACGCAGCCACGCGGGCACCGGAACGCTCCAGCGACGGGCGTTTCGTCTCTGTGCCGCGCTCGTCGGGGGATTGGTGGCTGCAGTGCTCGCTGTCGGCCTCGTACAGCTCCGTTTGTTCGGGCCGCTCTCGGCTGAGACCGCCGAGGGGTTCCTTGCCAGTTCGCTTGGGCTCGTGTGGAGCATACAGCTGCTTTCGGCCGTTGGCCTCCTTGCTGCAGTGTTGTTTTCGGTCCGGAGGGCAGCAGGCACTGACACGCGCCCGAGGCCACCGTTGAAAGCGATTGCTGTGGGCACGTTCGTCGTCGCGGCCGGCGTCGCCGCGACGAGTCACTCCGCGACGGCGGTTGATGGACTGCTCGGAGGCGGCGTTGGGCTCCTCCATATCCTCGGTGCGGGGCTGTGGGCCGGCGGGCTGCTTGCCGTCTGGGTGGCTGTCTCCGGCCTCGACCAACAGTCCTCGATGGCATCTCGTATACGAATCGTCGGACGAATCGTCCGCCGGTATGCCGTCCTCGCTGTTGCCGGGGTTGCACTCTTGCTTTCAACGGGGCTGTTTTTTGCCTCGTGGCATGTCGGCGGGGCTGCGGGACTGCGGGACACCCAATATGGCCTCCTGTTGCTCGGCAAGCTCAGCGGTGTCGCTGTTGGGCTTGCTATCGGTGGCTACCATCATTTCGTCGTGCTTCCGCGACTCGAAGGGCGGCCGTCTCTGCTGTCGCGGTTGCGTGGGGACCCGGCGGCGACCGATGGGGGGTCACCCGCAGGCCTCGACCGGTTTGGGCGGACGCTGCGGCTCGAAATCGGTGTGTTGGCGGTCGTTGTACTTCTCTCCGGAATCGTGACGGCGACCGCTCCAGCCGCTGTTGCGCTCGATGCCGGCGAGGACACAAGCGAACAGATCGAGACGACCTTCGATGACGCGGCCGGTATCGAGAGTCACATCGAACTCCAGCCGACGGCTGCGGCAGCCGACGACGAGCTTCGTCTACAGGACGGCCAGCCGGTCGTGGTCGATGTCCGGTTTGAACGCGATGGGGACCCGGTATCCGCCACAGACGGGCTTGAGCTCCGGGCGACGGCGCTCGATGGGGGGACGAACATGAACTTCGATGTCGAGCAACATGACGACCGATACAGCGCCGTCATCACCCTCCCCGAGACCGGCGCGTGGGAGCTGCGGCTCGTCGGCGACCCGGACGGCGTTTTCGGGAGCGTTTCGCTCGATGTAACCGTGGGTGGCGACCCGCAGTCGGAGGCCAGCAACGAGGCCAGTGATGACGACGGGGGCCACGACCACGAACACGACCACGGCGCGGGAGACCTCTCCGAGGACCCGCTGCAGGTCGGCGGGGTGTTGGTCGGTATTTACGGCTTGCTGGCCGTTGGCTATCAAGCACAGGCGCTCACCGGGCGGGCCGAAGAGGGCGACGGCGAAGAAGGATAG
- a CDS encoding twin-arginine translocation signal domain-containing protein has product MNPSRRTVLKSGVGVAAAAALAGCNGNGNGNGEEDPEETPEETPDETPEETPEETPEEDPEAATVGLLADGVAYETVEREESAEFDLPVRGDFEASGEGGFVSFNEETEDEAREGGVDFPSAAEGDEAIQLEGTVAGNQWASDSIEFPVLDVNGIDVVVEAPDGVSGEIDEETGVMTLEGRFNTLIDGDEDRSFSFDISATTNQSGDLEGETTIDIDGGEVTLVDNEFVIDDQTGDGIVDANLGLPSTEPGNNWFEMLFEVDLDVVQEDEVTIDADDVAAACDAAGGDAEPVDATESADDAPTVDELGQLYDVEVPAGGGYVRFETDADALGDGNVAFFVRDGTEDVNDAETAGIASEVDCDDLDNAVVLADGETAALLQLQG; this is encoded by the coding sequence ATGAATCCTTCACGACGAACGGTTCTCAAATCCGGTGTGGGCGTGGCGGCCGCCGCGGCACTCGCCGGCTGTAACGGAAACGGTAACGGCAACGGCGAAGAAGACCCCGAAGAAACCCCCGAGGAAACGCCCGACGAGACACCTGAAGAGACGCCGGAGGAAACCCCCGAGGAAGACCCAGAGGCAGCGACCGTCGGCCTGCTCGCCGACGGGGTCGCCTACGAAACCGTCGAACGTGAGGAATCCGCCGAGTTCGACCTGCCGGTCCGTGGCGACTTCGAGGCGTCCGGCGAGGGTGGCTTTGTCTCGTTCAACGAGGAGACCGAAGACGAGGCTCGCGAGGGCGGTGTCGACTTCCCGTCGGCCGCCGAGGGCGACGAAGCCATCCAGCTGGAGGGGACCGTCGCCGGCAACCAGTGGGCCTCCGACTCCATCGAGTTTCCCGTCCTGGATGTCAACGGCATCGATGTTGTCGTCGAAGCACCCGATGGCGTCAGCGGCGAAATCGACGAGGAGACGGGCGTGATGACGCTGGAAGGCCGGTTCAACACGCTCATCGACGGCGACGAGGACCGCTCGTTTAGCTTCGATATCTCGGCGACGACGAACCAAAGCGGCGACCTCGAAGGCGAGACGACAATCGATATCGACGGCGGCGAAGTGACGCTTGTCGACAACGAGTTCGTCATCGACGACCAGACGGGCGACGGCATCGTCGACGCCAACCTTGGCCTGCCGTCGACAGAGCCGGGCAACAACTGGTTTGAGATGCTCTTCGAAGTCGACCTCGATGTCGTCCAGGAAGACGAAGTCACCATCGACGCCGACGATGTCGCGGCGGCCTGCGACGCCGCTGGCGGCGACGCAGAACCCGTCGACGCGACCGAAAGTGCCGACGACGCGCCGACCGTCGACGAACTCGGCCAGCTTTACGATGTCGAGGTCCCCGCCGGCGGCGGCTACGTCCGCTTTGAAACCGACGCCGATGCCCTCGGCGATGGGAACGTGGCCTTCTTCGTCCGCGACGGCACCGAGGACGTAAACGACGCGGAGACGGCCGGCATCGCCTCCGAAGTTGACTGTGACGACCTCGACAACGCTGTCGTTCTTGCCGACGGCGAGACCGCGGCACTGCTGCAGCTTCAAGGATAG
- a CDS encoding DUF3368 domain-containing protein, whose protein sequence is MLLRECGDDTELLRTELDRLREAGFWISDKLYGTALERARDEF, encoded by the coding sequence ATGTTGCTACGCGAATGTGGTGACGATACAGAGCTACTACGGACAGAACTCGACCGCCTCCGCGAAGCGGGCTTTTGGATCTCAGACAAGTTGTACGGGACGGCTCTCGAGCGAGCACGTGACGAGTTCTGA
- a CDS encoding YncE family protein: MRDDPRPEQRLSPSQHVSRRRLIQGIGAGATVMLAGCAEENGNGATEQTPDDDDETGTEPDDGEEELTAAAYAFTDTAVVGLDTETEATAEVESVPNASWEDVIATPEYLFAVENGSSEVYVLDPGTDEITDRIPVGTNPVHGFYAESTDEVWVHSDDEAQFYVVDAAAPDSVEARVAVGDVGAGHGKVAATGDGRAVVTNMEAGGLFVVNLEAKETTEHIEFDADYHSHSHSGHQTLELLHDAGDDHDHDDDDHDHDDDDHDHSDGTHYVAYAPESGLAFVEELGGGHHQHSMSGSKETQRLTARGVSPLHGDDDGGDARTVVVDVDNAEVEGTIDAGGPTYGADAHELVSVIDGDDVHFVDSTDSHGHADETVTLSDASPAAVRFGADGAYTANPHSGDISILDIESYEELERLSVPGDHLDDMPSVIADETFATVAADTAVLVDLESQDPVQFDVSDIQTVGLLSAGAVTN, translated from the coding sequence ATGCGCGACGACCCCCGACCCGAGCAGCGCCTCTCGCCCTCTCAGCACGTATCACGCCGTCGACTCATCCAAGGCATCGGAGCCGGAGCAACCGTCATGCTTGCCGGCTGTGCCGAGGAGAACGGAAACGGCGCTACTGAACAAACCCCCGACGATGACGACGAGACCGGTACCGAGCCGGACGACGGCGAGGAAGAACTAACAGCAGCCGCCTATGCGTTCACCGACACCGCCGTCGTCGGACTCGATACGGAGACAGAAGCGACAGCCGAAGTCGAATCCGTGCCCAACGCTAGCTGGGAGGATGTCATCGCGACGCCGGAATATCTCTTTGCTGTTGAGAATGGGAGTAGTGAGGTCTACGTCCTCGACCCCGGTACTGACGAAATCACCGACCGGATTCCAGTCGGTACCAACCCTGTCCATGGGTTCTATGCCGAAAGCACCGATGAGGTATGGGTCCACTCGGACGACGAAGCACAATTTTACGTCGTCGATGCGGCGGCACCTGATAGTGTCGAAGCGCGGGTCGCCGTCGGCGATGTCGGGGCCGGCCACGGGAAGGTTGCTGCGACCGGTGATGGACGAGCGGTCGTAACGAACATGGAGGCCGGTGGCCTGTTCGTGGTCAATCTCGAAGCCAAAGAGACAACCGAGCACATCGAGTTCGATGCGGATTACCACAGCCACTCCCACAGCGGCCACCAAACCCTGGAGCTACTGCATGATGCTGGTGATGACCACGACCACGATGACGACGACCACGACCACGATGACGACGACCACGACCACAGCGACGGCACGCACTACGTCGCATACGCTCCCGAAAGCGGGCTTGCCTTTGTCGAGGAACTCGGCGGTGGCCACCACCAGCACAGCATGAGCGGCTCGAAAGAGACACAGCGGCTGACGGCCCGCGGCGTCTCCCCGCTTCACGGTGATGATGACGGGGGCGACGCCCGGACGGTCGTTGTTGATGTCGACAACGCCGAGGTTGAAGGGACGATTGACGCTGGCGGCCCCACGTACGGCGCAGACGCCCACGAGCTCGTTTCGGTCATTGATGGCGATGATGTACACTTCGTGGATTCGACCGACAGCCACGGTCATGCGGACGAAACAGTAACGCTTTCTGATGCGTCACCCGCGGCTGTCAGATTCGGCGCGGACGGAGCCTACACCGCAAACCCACATTCCGGGGATATCTCGATTCTCGACATCGAGAGCTACGAGGAACTCGAACGACTCTCGGTTCCGGGAGATCATCTCGACGACATGCCGAGTGTGATTGCCGATGAGACCTTCGCGACTGTCGCCGCAGACACAGCAGTGCTCGTCGACCTGGAGAGCCAAGACCCGGTACAGTTCGATGTGTCCGACATTCAGACGGTTGGCCTGCTTTCCGCCGGTGCGGTGACGAACTGA
- a CDS encoding DUF7342 family protein: MGDASHGPWTNTMSGRERVREVVETLNEATAVQEIADQAAVSRATADDELQRLEDDDWVIETTIDGTKAYDANPVRMLFDEVTTLIEEHTRDELEEQLTDLKEEQEALASEFNASSLDEFREQLAEEELSASELRERRNVIATWEAVNTELALVKHALYLYGDVVELTSPKSNSFSSFA, encoded by the coding sequence ATGGGAGACGCAAGTCACGGGCCGTGGACGAACACGATGAGTGGCCGTGAACGCGTCCGTGAAGTCGTCGAAACGCTGAACGAGGCGACAGCTGTCCAAGAGATTGCCGATCAGGCAGCGGTTTCGCGGGCAACGGCAGATGATGAACTCCAGCGGTTAGAAGATGACGACTGGGTCATCGAAACGACAATTGACGGCACGAAAGCATACGACGCGAATCCAGTTCGGATGCTCTTTGACGAGGTTACCACCCTCATCGAGGAGCATACGCGGGATGAGTTAGAAGAGCAGCTCACAGACCTGAAAGAAGAACAAGAAGCATTAGCATCGGAGTTCAATGCCAGTTCGCTCGATGAGTTTCGTGAACAACTCGCCGAAGAGGAATTGTCGGCTTCGGAACTTCGTGAACGGCGTAATGTGATCGCTACATGGGAGGCGGTCAACACGGAACTCGCGCTCGTGAAACATGCGCTCTACCTGTATGGTGACGTCGTCGAACTTACCTCACCCAAAAGTAACAGTTTCTCCTCGTTTGCCTAA
- a CDS encoding PAS domain S-box protein, with amino-acid sequence MSEESITDPDSSQGAAAANSTHEAFLCATSDAAFLVDAERTDDGYEFTLLEHNDAYRRLTEHTSSHDTARNVIPEPATTQQQSAHHYCRRCVEEQTTLQYAASFATPSATDRWETTLTPVVEDGAVDHIVGVVESPTESPREQTQPKDSHERRHSPEHIHQRLESALDAADAGVWEVDPETRTVYCDDRACSIFGLSPTSFTGTWTEITECVHPGDWDDFETAYDQAVGDPSGREVEFRVQSNGESANWVRVHAQPVASTDGTPDRLVGTIRDITDEKRRSRKLEQFREAAEQTGHAVCLLDADGTIEYVNPAFEAITGYDAATAIGEPIQLLRSDAHDRSFYVELWQTILAGERWEGEAIKERADGEEITFSQTVSPLTDDKGDPNGFVLVARDITEKKQREQEINQLRERLELAIKGANISVWDWDIESNTIELHNSSAIVSRQDSDNSRIKQKEWERRIHPDDIDGIWETFEDHVVEESEYYEAEYRVLAGDGDWRWVRDLGQVIERDEDGEPIRAVGVQLDIDDKKRAWITVEQERDMFTEGPVVLFRWRDEPGWPIEYASDNVEALLGYEPKELTDDIGSFAEIIHDDDIGQARQKAEQARKRGRGSHEYRVVTADGETRWVFEHTKFVQHNTEDRRIALGYVVDITERKRREQELETARNELRRIIDLVPDPIHVRDKDGRFILANEATAELYGTTPEALNGKDDDDLPFEVQHSSDCTEDVAAVIDSGERIEAEEELTTAHGDDKTLELTRIPYETTRADTPTALTYARDVTALKAYERTLEQQRDNLETLNQVVRHDIRNSLQLVLAYGEMLEAHVDGDAADFVEHVTEAASDAVTITETARDVTEVLLRSADELTAVNLTCVLDDQVTSIRASHERATIDIEGSIPDCAVRADEMLESAVRNLLSNAIQHNDNDHPRVTVAATADDETVELRIADNGPGIPDDQKDRIFQEGEKGLDSDGTGLGLYLVDTLIDRYDGEIRVEDNDPRGAVFVVELQQAD; translated from the coding sequence ATGAGCGAGGAATCTATTACTGACCCTGATAGCTCCCAGGGTGCCGCCGCTGCCAACAGTACCCACGAGGCGTTTCTTTGTGCAACCAGCGATGCTGCCTTCCTCGTCGATGCCGAACGAACGGACGACGGCTACGAGTTCACGCTGCTGGAACACAACGACGCCTACCGACGTCTCACGGAACACACATCGAGCCACGATACGGCCCGGAATGTGATTCCAGAGCCAGCAACAACACAGCAACAAAGCGCCCACCATTACTGCCGGCGATGTGTCGAAGAACAGACAACCCTCCAGTATGCGGCGTCGTTTGCGACGCCGTCGGCGACCGACCGCTGGGAAACAACACTCACGCCGGTCGTCGAAGACGGAGCAGTCGACCACATTGTCGGTGTCGTTGAATCGCCAACAGAATCGCCCCGGGAACAGACCCAGCCAAAAGACTCCCATGAACGGCGGCACTCCCCCGAGCATATCCACCAGCGGCTCGAATCGGCACTCGACGCCGCTGATGCCGGCGTCTGGGAGGTAGACCCCGAAACACGGACCGTCTACTGCGACGACCGAGCCTGCTCGATATTTGGGCTGTCCCCGACGTCGTTTACCGGGACGTGGACAGAAATCACCGAGTGTGTTCACCCAGGCGACTGGGATGATTTCGAGACAGCCTACGACCAGGCTGTTGGGGATCCGTCAGGGCGCGAGGTCGAATTCCGTGTTCAATCGAATGGTGAATCGGCCAACTGGGTCCGGGTTCACGCACAGCCCGTCGCCAGCACCGACGGTACCCCGGACCGCCTTGTCGGTACTATCCGGGATATCACCGACGAAAAGCGCCGCAGTCGAAAGCTCGAACAGTTCCGTGAGGCTGCCGAACAAACCGGCCACGCTGTCTGTCTGCTCGACGCCGACGGTACTATCGAATACGTCAACCCCGCCTTTGAGGCCATTACTGGGTACGATGCAGCGACAGCGATTGGCGAGCCGATTCAGCTGCTCCGCTCGGACGCCCACGACAGGTCCTTTTATGTCGAGCTGTGGCAGACGATTCTCGCTGGCGAGCGCTGGGAGGGCGAAGCCATCAAAGAACGTGCCGACGGTGAGGAAATCACGTTCTCCCAGACGGTGTCGCCGCTAACCGATGACAAAGGCGACCCAAACGGATTCGTCCTTGTCGCCCGGGACATCACCGAAAAGAAACAACGCGAACAGGAGATCAACCAGCTCCGCGAACGGCTTGAGCTCGCTATCAAGGGCGCAAACATCTCCGTTTGGGACTGGGATATCGAATCCAACACGATTGAACTACACAACAGCTCGGCGATAGTGTCAAGACAGGACTCCGATAATAGTAGAATCAAGCAAAAAGAGTGGGAACGCCGAATCCATCCGGACGACATCGACGGTATCTGGGAGACGTTCGAAGACCACGTTGTGGAGGAATCAGAATACTACGAAGCAGAATATCGGGTATTGGCCGGTGACGGCGACTGGCGGTGGGTTCGTGACCTCGGCCAAGTCATCGAACGCGACGAAGACGGTGAACCGATCCGCGCGGTCGGTGTCCAATTAGATATCGACGACAAAAAGCGGGCGTGGATAACCGTCGAGCAGGAGCGAGATATGTTCACCGAGGGGCCTGTCGTGCTCTTCAGATGGCGCGACGAGCCGGGCTGGCCCATCGAGTACGCTTCTGACAACGTCGAAGCGCTTCTCGGATACGAGCCCAAAGAATTGACTGACGATATCGGTTCGTTTGCGGAAATCATTCACGACGATGACATTGGACAAGCACGACAAAAGGCCGAGCAGGCTCGCAAACGAGGCCGCGGCAGCCATGAATACCGGGTCGTCACCGCTGACGGCGAAACACGATGGGTCTTCGAGCACACGAAGTTCGTCCAACATAACACCGAGGACAGGCGTATCGCTCTCGGCTATGTTGTCGATATCACCGAACGGAAGCGTCGAGAACAGGAACTAGAGACGGCTCGCAACGAACTCCGGCGGATTATCGACCTCGTGCCCGACCCGATTCACGTCAGAGACAAGGACGGTCGGTTTATCCTCGCCAACGAGGCGACCGCAGAGCTCTACGGAACGACGCCTGAGGCACTCAACGGAAAGGACGATGATGACCTCCCCTTCGAGGTCCAGCATTCGAGTGACTGCACCGAAGATGTCGCCGCAGTCATCGACTCCGGCGAACGGATAGAAGCCGAAGAGGAATTGACGACAGCCCACGGCGACGATAAAACGCTCGAACTGACACGAATCCCGTACGAGACCACGCGCGCCGATACACCGACAGCGCTCACGTACGCCCGTGATGTCACCGCACTCAAAGCATACGAGCGGACGCTCGAACAGCAGCGGGACAACCTCGAAACCCTGAATCAGGTTGTCCGCCACGACATCCGCAACAGCCTCCAGCTCGTACTCGCCTACGGCGAGATGCTCGAAGCACACGTCGATGGCGACGCAGCGGACTTCGTCGAACACGTCACGGAGGCCGCCAGCGATGCGGTCACCATCACCGAGACGGCGCGCGATGTGACGGAAGTCCTACTCCGGTCGGCGGACGAACTGACAGCTGTCAACCTCACCTGCGTCCTCGATGACCAAGTCACGAGCATCCGAGCGAGCCACGAACGCGCGACCATCGACATCGAGGGGTCAATCCCGGACTGTGCGGTCCGTGCCGACGAGATGCTTGAATCAGCCGTCCGGAACCTGCTTTCGAACGCTATCCAACACAACGACAACGACCACCCCAGAGTGACCGTCGCAGCGACAGCCGATGACGAGACCGTCGAACTTCGAATCGCCGACAACGGCCCCGGTATCCCCGACGACCAGAAAGACCGAATATTCCAGGAGGGCGAGAAGGGGCTCGACAGCGATGGCACGGGGCTGGGGCTGTATCTCGTCGACACACTCATCGACCGCTACGACGGCGAGATACGCGTCGAGGACAACGACCCACGCGGGGCGGTCTTTGTCGTTGAGCTGCAACAGGCCGACTGA